In a single window of the Neodiprion virginianus isolate iyNeoVirg1 chromosome 1, iyNeoVirg1.1, whole genome shotgun sequence genome:
- the LOC124308343 gene encoding protein mahjong isoform X1, whose protein sequence is MNHKFGHVQTAFGSRSLCRWRQSCITKVMATVESLAEVTDVVQILRQWEEDHVSPTYDPIPTLQRLAEIIEIETENYLKMDPDPFDERHPSRTDPECNFGHILKVLFRKDNFMTKLINDYLRDTYWTRSGINGRDVRKLNIAACRLMLDILPGLETSAVFQPDMDGLIHRLFSWAEKSIEPLQSYATGLLAAAMEVQDIATGFREQNGKMVPLMLQRLHKLQEKALENRHAAVNTRPFAHFGQNRNSLGDTEHKGTPGKRKVREKKHENGTMKSPTHSIFCSDEEDSIQSSDEMPPSKKLKSQNNIENAVLTPVKSNDNTRDSYPEIMSPPLSIPRITTYTTLQVTPAKNQNTRVTPPRPVNILASGRSNLSRPQTQVINPPSLLLEGNSNSSWAEMESYVIGNVQIHPPTLATRQMLILRYLTPMGEYQEFLGHVFEQNALELILNYINVRETKDSRLAFEALKYLASLLCHKKFSIEFLSMGGLQKLLDVPRPSVAATGVSICLYYLAYCEDAMERVCLLPKHIITDLVKYALWLLERSHDSGRCHATMFFGFSFPFKVILEEFDLQDGLRKLYNVISTLPILNIDDDPALNDDEECASRQIVRHVAVALKRYMEVHLYVKAEQLQRAENARTERDTWQPSLPPYKACKLSSEEVQAKVEVLQELMSVRALWPPVEELYRLGGITLLLQIIAFAREWNYSGRVHTTSSAETVRSCLEVVAICSVVPKVMLLLCERVDMPDMSMTMAINLLLAAAECEIIADADVQRAALRAVVNCVCAPINRVGGNVARFSLTGSAKKKTNNHNSEELIQKVWESVRSNNGIMVLLQLMMVKTPITDADSIRALACRALAGLARSEKVRQIISKLRMFTDGQIQVLMKDPILQEKRQEHVMFQKYALELMERVSGKAKPTGSEYEISLASLHRANVVAQTRIQYNEQQLMQLMHQHLLARGLNETAATLQKEASLDSSAIMKPATSHQAFHYRSPAVTGTRIGFSPVAPVNLYNTSRGSQRDVTVRTGSTPTSGSARFISHSGSCSSTSPLPNNTPIRIKLADALGPIPVSTNINQPIKLQINPKKCQVDRQPITATTICQSISQPQSGICRSLQKQISSDPGGPGLEVATTSNIATVTLDSIITEYLTNQHALCKNPMVTCPQFNLLEPHKCPDPRAKNSSPTNLAVRLTRRSLGMDSRRLDRRYIYSRFCPVKTFKPTDIDGTFSCCTFSSCQQYLMLGTQTGEVKMFNAHTGTEEATYQCHESYVSHMECSQKGNLLLTSTTWRRRMSTLWSIGTFFDMKLSLDNEDYAEFGKLQERIIGTQGESATIYDIATGKLLLTLTPSISNQYTRNRATFSMNDELVLSDGILWDVNSGKEIHKFDKLNQTLNGVFHPNGTEVVSNTEVWDLRTFHLLKTVVTLDQMDVIFSPVNNIIYAVALDQDNEDETNYVTSFKTLDALDYKSIATCDVKRGIFDLACNKHDTQIAIVENQGDFGTIQESCVRLYDVGRRRDDEDEAEEDDDEDDIDASDDDGSNSASDDNNADDGDNGDAAGDDNADDNDRNDGDDNDDGADGDNSGDDSADYDPNDDINGSDLSDDFSISDMDDLEILFS, encoded by the exons ATGAATCATAAATTTGGCCATGTGCAGACCGCGTTCGGCAGTCGAAGCTTGTGTCGGTGGCGACAGTCTTGTAT AACAAAAGTCATGGCGACAGTAGAATCACTTGCGGAAGTAACAGATGTTGTTCAAATTCTGCGTCAGTGGGAAGAAGACCATGTTTCACCGACGTATGATCCAATACCAACATTGCAACGTTTGGCTGAAATTATAGAAATAGAGACAGAAAATTACTTAAAAATGGATCCAGATCCATTTGACGAAAGGCACCCTTCACGCACTGATCCAGAATGTAATTTTGGACATATTTTGAAAGTTTTGTTTAGAAAGGACAACTTCATGACAAAG CTGATAAATGATTATCTAAGAGACACGTACTGGACACGGTCAGGTATTAACGGTCGTGATGTGCGAAAGTTGAATATTGCAGCCTGCCGTTTGATGTTGGACATATTGCCAGGCCTAGAAACATCAGCAGTGTTTCAACCCGATATGGATGGGCTTATCCATAGGCTTTTTTCGTGGGCTGAAAAAAGCATAGAGCCTTTACAAAGTTATGCCACCGGTTTGTTAGCTGCTGCAATGGAAGTTCAAGACATTGCTACAGGATTTAGAGAACAGAATGGTAAAATGGTGCCTTTGATGCTACAAAGATTACACAAGCTACAAGAAAAAGCTTTGGAAAATCGTCATGCAGCAGTTAACACAAGACCATTTGCACATTTTGGTCAGAATAGAAATAGCCTGGGTGATACTGAACACAAAGGTACTCCTGGAAAACGGAAAGTGAGAGAGAAGAAACATGAAAATGGAACAATGAAAAGCCCTACGCACTCAATTTTTTGCTCAGATGAAGAAGACTCGATTCAAAGTTCGGACGAAATGCCACCAAGCAAAAAACTCAAGTCTCAAAATAACATAGAAAATGCTGTTTTAACACCTGTTAAATCTAACGATAACACCAGAGATTCATACCCCGAGATTATGTCCCCACCGTTATCTATTCCTCGTATAACTACCTATACAACTTTACAAGTTACACCAGCGAAGAATCAAAACACTCGTGTAACACCACCAAGACCTGTCAACATATTGGCATCTGGTAGATCTAATTTGTCTAGACCTCAGACTCAAGTAATCAACCCGCCTTCCTTGCTTCTAGAAGGTAATTCGAATTCGTCCTGGGCTGAAATGGAGTCTTACGTTATTGGCAATGTTCAAATACATCCGCCCACCTTGGCTACTCGTCAGATGCTGATTTTAAGGTACCTCACACCAATGGGAGAATACCAAGAATTTCTTGGGCACGTATTCGAGCAAAACGCTTTGGAATTGATATTAAACTACATAAACGTACGGGAAACAAAGGATAGTCGCTTAGCTTTTGAAGCTTTAAAATACTTAGCATCTTTACTGtgtcataaaaaattttctatcgaGTTCCTAAGTATGGGTGGATTACAAAAACTCTTAGATGTACCAAGACCCAGTGTCGCGGCAACTGGTGTTTCTATTTGTTTGTATTATCTTGCATACTGTGAGGATGCTATGGAAAGAGTTTGTCTCTTACCGAAACATATAATAACCGATTTAGTGAAATATGCATTGTGGTTACTGGAGAGAAGTCACGATTCTGGTAGATGTCATGCAACAATGTTCTTTggattttcatttcctttcaAAGTTATTCTGGAAGAATTTGATCTCCAAGATGGACTTAGGAAATTATACAATGTT ATATCTACATTACCTATTCTAAACATTGATGATGACCCGGCTTTGAATGATGATGAAGAATGTGCGTCAAGACAAATAGTAAGACATGTTGCTGTAGCACTGAAAAGGTACATGGAGGTTCATTTATATGTAAAAGCAGAACAACTACAACGAGCTGAAAATGCCAGAACAGAAAGAGATACCTGGCAACCATCTCTACCTCCATATAAG GCTTGTAAATTAAGCAGTGAAGAAGTACAGGCAAAAGTCGAGGTTCTGCAGGAACTGATGTCCGTTAGAGCATTGTGGCCTCCTGTTGAAGAACTTTACAGACTTGGTGGTATCACATTGTTATTGCAAATTATTGCCTTTGCTAGGGAATGGAATTACAGTGGACG cGTTCACACAACTTCTAGCGCTGAAACTGTTCGCTCATGTTTAGAGGTTGTTGCTATCTGTTCTGTGGTACCAAAAGTCATGCTTTTACTGTGTGAGAGAGTTGACATGCCTGACATGTCGATGACAATGGCCATAAACCTTTTACTAGCAGCAGCGGAATGTGAAATTATTGCTGATGCTGACGTCCAGAGAGCTGCTTTAAGAGCTGTAGTCAATTGTGTCTGCGCACCTATCAACAGA GTTGGTGGAAATGTGGCAAGATTTTCATTAACTGGCTCAGCTAAGAAGAAAACTAATAATCATAACAGTGAGGAACTTATACAGAAAGTGTGGGAAAGTGTGAGATCTAATAATGGAATAATG gtTCTTCTACAATTAATGATGGTCAAAACTCCGATCACTGATGCAGATAGTATCCGTGCATTGGCATGTCGAGCACTAGCTGGTTTAGCGCGCAGTGAGAAAGTGAGACAAATTATCAGTAAACTGCGTATGTTCACTGATGGCCAAATACAGGTCTTGATGAAGGACCCCAtattacaagaaaaaagacaagaaCATGTCATGTTCCAAAAATATGCTCTTGAGTTGATGGAGAGGGTTTCTGGCAAAGCAAAACCAACTGGGAGCGAATACGAAATTTCTTTGGCAAGTTTACATCGG GCAAATGTTGTTGCCCAAACAAGAATACAGTATAATGAACAGCAACTGATGCAACTTATGCATCAGCATCTCCTCGCAAGAGGACTTAATGAAACAGCAGCAACTCTACAAAAAGAAGCTAGTCTTGATTCATCGGCTATCATGAAACCTGCCACTTCACATCAAGCGTTTCACTACAGAAGCCCTGCTGTAACCGGA ACGAGGATAGGATTCTCACCCGTTGCACCAGTCAACTTATACAATACCAGCAGAGGAAGTCAAAGAGATGTTACTGTACGAACTGGAAGTACTCCAACTTCTGGGTCGGCTCGGTTCATATCACATTCTGGTTCCTGTTCCAGCACTTCACCTCTTCCTAACAATACACCTATCAGAATAAAGCTAGCAGATGCACTTGGACCAATTCCAGTCAGTACCAACATCAACCAGCCAATCAAATTACAGATAAATCCAAA AAAATGTCAGGTGGATAGACAACCAATAACAGCCACAACTATTTGTCAGTCAATCTCACAACCACAAAGTGGCATCTGTAGATCACTTCAAAAACAGATATCAAGTGACCCTGGAGGCCCAGGCCTTGAAGTAGCTACTACTTCTAATATCGCTACTGTAACCTTGGACTCCATTATTACCGAATACTTAACTAACCAACATGCATTGTGCAAAAACCCCATGGTCACTTGTCCGCAATTTAATCTTTTGGA GCCACACAAATGTCCAGATCCACGTGCAAAGAACTCATCTCCGACAAATTTAGCAGTCAGACTTACCAGAAGATCGTTAGGAATGGACAGTAGACGACTGGATAGAAGATACATTTATAGTCGATTTTGCCCTGTAAAGACGTTCAAGCCCACAGATATTGATGGCACGTTTAGTTGCTGTACATTTTCC TCATGTCAGCAGTACTTGATGCTCGGTACTCAAACCGGAGAAGTGAAGATGTTCAATGCTCATACTGGTACCGAAGAAGCAACCTATCAATGTCACGAGTCGTACGTCTCACACATGGAGTGCAGTCAGAAAGGTAATCTCTTGTTAACATCCACAACCTGGAGAAGACGAATGTCTACTCTTTGGAGTATTGGTACCTTTTTTGACATGAAATTATCTCTTGACAACGAAGACTATGCGGAATTCGGAAAATTACAGGAGCGAATTATTGGTACTCAAGGAGAAAGTGCTACA ATATACGATATAGCAACTGGTAAGCTCCTTTTGACTTTAACACCTTCGATTTCCAACCAGTATACCAGGAACCGAGCAACATTCAGTATGAATGACGAACTGGTTTTAAGTGACGGTATTCTATGGGATGTAAATTCTGGCAAAGAAATCCATAAGTTTGATAAGCttaatcaaactttgaatgGTGTATTTCATCCTAATGGAACTGAAGTTGTTTCAAATACCGAAGTTTGGGATCTTAGGACATTTCATTTACTGAAAACAGTCGTGACATTGGATCAGATGgatgttattttttcaccagtCAATAATATTATCTATGCAGTTGCCCTGGATCAGGACAACGAAGATGAAACCAATTACGTTACATCATTCAAAACTTTGGATGCCTTGGACTACAAGAGTATCG cTACGTGTGATGTAAAGAGAGGTATATTTGATTTGGCTTGCAACAAACACGACACACAAATTGCAATCGTAGAAAATCAGGGTGATTTCGGTACCATTCAAGAATCTTGCGTCAGGCTCTACGATGTTGGGAGACGAAGAGATGACGAAGATGAGGCTGAAGAAGACGACGATGAAGATGATATTGATGCAAGTGATGATGATGGCTCCAACTCCGCTTCGGACGACAACAATGCAGATG ATGGTGATAATGGCGATGCTGCCGGTGATGACAATGCAGATGATAATGACCGAAACGATGgggatgataatgatgatggtGCAGATGGTGATAATTCGGGTGATGACAGTGCGGACTATGACCCTAATGATGATATTAATGGTTCAGATCTCTCTGATGATTTCTCAATTTCGGATATGGATGATCTTGAGATATTGTTCTCCTGA
- the LOC124308343 gene encoding protein mahjong isoform X3, with the protein MATVESLAEVTDVVQILRQWEEDHVSPTYDPIPTLQRLAEIIEIETENYLKMDPDPFDERHPSRTDPECNFGHILKVLFRKDNFMTKLINDYLRDTYWTRSGINGRDVRKLNIAACRLMLDILPGLETSAVFQPDMDGLIHRLFSWAEKSIEPLQSYATGLLAAAMEVQDIATGFREQNGKMVPLMLQRLHKLQEKALENRHAAVNTRPFAHFGQNRNSLGDTEHKGTPGKRKVREKKHENGTMKSPTHSIFCSDEEDSIQSSDEMPPSKKLKSQNNIENAVLTPVKSNDNTRDSYPEIMSPPLSIPRITTYTTLQVTPAKNQNTRVTPPRPVNILASGRSNLSRPQTQVINPPSLLLEGNSNSSWAEMESYVIGNVQIHPPTLATRQMLILRYLTPMGEYQEFLGHVFEQNALELILNYINVRETKDSRLAFEALKYLASLLCHKKFSIEFLSMGGLQKLLDVPRPSVAATGVSICLYYLAYCEDAMERVCLLPKHIITDLVKYALWLLERSHDSGRCHATMFFGFSFPFKVILEEFDLQDGLRKLYNVISTLPILNIDDDPALNDDEECASRQIVRHVAVALKRYMEVHLYVKAEQLQRAENARTERDTWQPSLPPYKACKLSSEEVQAKVEVLQELMSVRALWPPVEELYRLGGITLLLQIIAFAREWNYSGRVHTTSSAETVRSCLEVVAICSVVPKVMLLLCERVDMPDMSMTMAINLLLAAAECEIIADADVQRAALRAVVNCVCAPINRVGGNVARFSLTGSAKKKTNNHNSEELIQKVWESVRSNNGIMVLLQLMMVKTPITDADSIRALACRALAGLARSEKVRQIISKLRMFTDGQIQVLMKDPILQEKRQEHVMFQKYALELMERVSGKAKPTGSEYEISLASLHRANVVAQTRIQYNEQQLMQLMHQHLLARGLNETAATLQKEASLDSSAIMKPATSHQAFHYRSPAVTGTRIGFSPVAPVNLYNTSRGSQRDVTVRTGSTPTSGSARFISHSGSCSSTSPLPNNTPIRIKLADALGPIPVSTNINQPIKLQINPKKCQVDRQPITATTICQSISQPQSGICRSLQKQISSDPGGPGLEVATTSNIATVTLDSIITEYLTNQHALCKNPMVTCPQFNLLEPHKCPDPRAKNSSPTNLAVRLTRRSLGMDSRRLDRRYIYSRFCPVKTFKPTDIDGTFSCCTFSSCQQYLMLGTQTGEVKMFNAHTGTEEATYQCHESYVSHMECSQKGNLLLTSTTWRRRMSTLWSIGTFFDMKLSLDNEDYAEFGKLQERIIGTQGESATIYDIATGKLLLTLTPSISNQYTRNRATFSMNDELVLSDGILWDVNSGKEIHKFDKLNQTLNGVFHPNGTEVVSNTEVWDLRTFHLLKTVVTLDQMDVIFSPVNNIIYAVALDQDNEDETNYVTSFKTLDALDYKSIATCDVKRGIFDLACNKHDTQIAIVENQGDFGTIQESCVRLYDVGRRRDDEDEAEEDDDEDDIDASDDDGSNSASDDNNADDGDNGDAAGDDNADDNDRNDGDDNDDGADGDNSGDDSADYDPNDDINGSDLSDDFSISDMDDLEILFS; encoded by the exons ATGGCGACAGTAGAATCACTTGCGGAAGTAACAGATGTTGTTCAAATTCTGCGTCAGTGGGAAGAAGACCATGTTTCACCGACGTATGATCCAATACCAACATTGCAACGTTTGGCTGAAATTATAGAAATAGAGACAGAAAATTACTTAAAAATGGATCCAGATCCATTTGACGAAAGGCACCCTTCACGCACTGATCCAGAATGTAATTTTGGACATATTTTGAAAGTTTTGTTTAGAAAGGACAACTTCATGACAAAG CTGATAAATGATTATCTAAGAGACACGTACTGGACACGGTCAGGTATTAACGGTCGTGATGTGCGAAAGTTGAATATTGCAGCCTGCCGTTTGATGTTGGACATATTGCCAGGCCTAGAAACATCAGCAGTGTTTCAACCCGATATGGATGGGCTTATCCATAGGCTTTTTTCGTGGGCTGAAAAAAGCATAGAGCCTTTACAAAGTTATGCCACCGGTTTGTTAGCTGCTGCAATGGAAGTTCAAGACATTGCTACAGGATTTAGAGAACAGAATGGTAAAATGGTGCCTTTGATGCTACAAAGATTACACAAGCTACAAGAAAAAGCTTTGGAAAATCGTCATGCAGCAGTTAACACAAGACCATTTGCACATTTTGGTCAGAATAGAAATAGCCTGGGTGATACTGAACACAAAGGTACTCCTGGAAAACGGAAAGTGAGAGAGAAGAAACATGAAAATGGAACAATGAAAAGCCCTACGCACTCAATTTTTTGCTCAGATGAAGAAGACTCGATTCAAAGTTCGGACGAAATGCCACCAAGCAAAAAACTCAAGTCTCAAAATAACATAGAAAATGCTGTTTTAACACCTGTTAAATCTAACGATAACACCAGAGATTCATACCCCGAGATTATGTCCCCACCGTTATCTATTCCTCGTATAACTACCTATACAACTTTACAAGTTACACCAGCGAAGAATCAAAACACTCGTGTAACACCACCAAGACCTGTCAACATATTGGCATCTGGTAGATCTAATTTGTCTAGACCTCAGACTCAAGTAATCAACCCGCCTTCCTTGCTTCTAGAAGGTAATTCGAATTCGTCCTGGGCTGAAATGGAGTCTTACGTTATTGGCAATGTTCAAATACATCCGCCCACCTTGGCTACTCGTCAGATGCTGATTTTAAGGTACCTCACACCAATGGGAGAATACCAAGAATTTCTTGGGCACGTATTCGAGCAAAACGCTTTGGAATTGATATTAAACTACATAAACGTACGGGAAACAAAGGATAGTCGCTTAGCTTTTGAAGCTTTAAAATACTTAGCATCTTTACTGtgtcataaaaaattttctatcgaGTTCCTAAGTATGGGTGGATTACAAAAACTCTTAGATGTACCAAGACCCAGTGTCGCGGCAACTGGTGTTTCTATTTGTTTGTATTATCTTGCATACTGTGAGGATGCTATGGAAAGAGTTTGTCTCTTACCGAAACATATAATAACCGATTTAGTGAAATATGCATTGTGGTTACTGGAGAGAAGTCACGATTCTGGTAGATGTCATGCAACAATGTTCTTTggattttcatttcctttcaAAGTTATTCTGGAAGAATTTGATCTCCAAGATGGACTTAGGAAATTATACAATGTT ATATCTACATTACCTATTCTAAACATTGATGATGACCCGGCTTTGAATGATGATGAAGAATGTGCGTCAAGACAAATAGTAAGACATGTTGCTGTAGCACTGAAAAGGTACATGGAGGTTCATTTATATGTAAAAGCAGAACAACTACAACGAGCTGAAAATGCCAGAACAGAAAGAGATACCTGGCAACCATCTCTACCTCCATATAAG GCTTGTAAATTAAGCAGTGAAGAAGTACAGGCAAAAGTCGAGGTTCTGCAGGAACTGATGTCCGTTAGAGCATTGTGGCCTCCTGTTGAAGAACTTTACAGACTTGGTGGTATCACATTGTTATTGCAAATTATTGCCTTTGCTAGGGAATGGAATTACAGTGGACG cGTTCACACAACTTCTAGCGCTGAAACTGTTCGCTCATGTTTAGAGGTTGTTGCTATCTGTTCTGTGGTACCAAAAGTCATGCTTTTACTGTGTGAGAGAGTTGACATGCCTGACATGTCGATGACAATGGCCATAAACCTTTTACTAGCAGCAGCGGAATGTGAAATTATTGCTGATGCTGACGTCCAGAGAGCTGCTTTAAGAGCTGTAGTCAATTGTGTCTGCGCACCTATCAACAGA GTTGGTGGAAATGTGGCAAGATTTTCATTAACTGGCTCAGCTAAGAAGAAAACTAATAATCATAACAGTGAGGAACTTATACAGAAAGTGTGGGAAAGTGTGAGATCTAATAATGGAATAATG gtTCTTCTACAATTAATGATGGTCAAAACTCCGATCACTGATGCAGATAGTATCCGTGCATTGGCATGTCGAGCACTAGCTGGTTTAGCGCGCAGTGAGAAAGTGAGACAAATTATCAGTAAACTGCGTATGTTCACTGATGGCCAAATACAGGTCTTGATGAAGGACCCCAtattacaagaaaaaagacaagaaCATGTCATGTTCCAAAAATATGCTCTTGAGTTGATGGAGAGGGTTTCTGGCAAAGCAAAACCAACTGGGAGCGAATACGAAATTTCTTTGGCAAGTTTACATCGG GCAAATGTTGTTGCCCAAACAAGAATACAGTATAATGAACAGCAACTGATGCAACTTATGCATCAGCATCTCCTCGCAAGAGGACTTAATGAAACAGCAGCAACTCTACAAAAAGAAGCTAGTCTTGATTCATCGGCTATCATGAAACCTGCCACTTCACATCAAGCGTTTCACTACAGAAGCCCTGCTGTAACCGGA ACGAGGATAGGATTCTCACCCGTTGCACCAGTCAACTTATACAATACCAGCAGAGGAAGTCAAAGAGATGTTACTGTACGAACTGGAAGTACTCCAACTTCTGGGTCGGCTCGGTTCATATCACATTCTGGTTCCTGTTCCAGCACTTCACCTCTTCCTAACAATACACCTATCAGAATAAAGCTAGCAGATGCACTTGGACCAATTCCAGTCAGTACCAACATCAACCAGCCAATCAAATTACAGATAAATCCAAA AAAATGTCAGGTGGATAGACAACCAATAACAGCCACAACTATTTGTCAGTCAATCTCACAACCACAAAGTGGCATCTGTAGATCACTTCAAAAACAGATATCAAGTGACCCTGGAGGCCCAGGCCTTGAAGTAGCTACTACTTCTAATATCGCTACTGTAACCTTGGACTCCATTATTACCGAATACTTAACTAACCAACATGCATTGTGCAAAAACCCCATGGTCACTTGTCCGCAATTTAATCTTTTGGA GCCACACAAATGTCCAGATCCACGTGCAAAGAACTCATCTCCGACAAATTTAGCAGTCAGACTTACCAGAAGATCGTTAGGAATGGACAGTAGACGACTGGATAGAAGATACATTTATAGTCGATTTTGCCCTGTAAAGACGTTCAAGCCCACAGATATTGATGGCACGTTTAGTTGCTGTACATTTTCC TCATGTCAGCAGTACTTGATGCTCGGTACTCAAACCGGAGAAGTGAAGATGTTCAATGCTCATACTGGTACCGAAGAAGCAACCTATCAATGTCACGAGTCGTACGTCTCACACATGGAGTGCAGTCAGAAAGGTAATCTCTTGTTAACATCCACAACCTGGAGAAGACGAATGTCTACTCTTTGGAGTATTGGTACCTTTTTTGACATGAAATTATCTCTTGACAACGAAGACTATGCGGAATTCGGAAAATTACAGGAGCGAATTATTGGTACTCAAGGAGAAAGTGCTACA ATATACGATATAGCAACTGGTAAGCTCCTTTTGACTTTAACACCTTCGATTTCCAACCAGTATACCAGGAACCGAGCAACATTCAGTATGAATGACGAACTGGTTTTAAGTGACGGTATTCTATGGGATGTAAATTCTGGCAAAGAAATCCATAAGTTTGATAAGCttaatcaaactttgaatgGTGTATTTCATCCTAATGGAACTGAAGTTGTTTCAAATACCGAAGTTTGGGATCTTAGGACATTTCATTTACTGAAAACAGTCGTGACATTGGATCAGATGgatgttattttttcaccagtCAATAATATTATCTATGCAGTTGCCCTGGATCAGGACAACGAAGATGAAACCAATTACGTTACATCATTCAAAACTTTGGATGCCTTGGACTACAAGAGTATCG cTACGTGTGATGTAAAGAGAGGTATATTTGATTTGGCTTGCAACAAACACGACACACAAATTGCAATCGTAGAAAATCAGGGTGATTTCGGTACCATTCAAGAATCTTGCGTCAGGCTCTACGATGTTGGGAGACGAAGAGATGACGAAGATGAGGCTGAAGAAGACGACGATGAAGATGATATTGATGCAAGTGATGATGATGGCTCCAACTCCGCTTCGGACGACAACAATGCAGATG ATGGTGATAATGGCGATGCTGCCGGTGATGACAATGCAGATGATAATGACCGAAACGATGgggatgataatgatgatggtGCAGATGGTGATAATTCGGGTGATGACAGTGCGGACTATGACCCTAATGATGATATTAATGGTTCAGATCTCTCTGATGATTTCTCAATTTCGGATATGGATGATCTTGAGATATTGTTCTCCTGA